In Parus major isolate Abel chromosome 8, Parus_major1.1, whole genome shotgun sequence, a single window of DNA contains:
- the C8H1orf112 gene encoding uncharacterized protein C1orf112 homolog isoform X2 codes for MSQADPELLLRELGGWDCELCRRELPAVLPRLLSMYQESEDWTEHIRILRILIEMFLPHISLEDVEQIFFSKVLPKTLQFFDNLMCELSSKAKGLTSQSTELCSTVRNLLQTVVQLLETLTGCVRYLCSVQELSLQSIHSLPFSVLCVVKSTFTHCKDSESLYYGHLHLISDLLQSVFKEAYSLQKQLMELVDLISIDSASTEDEITYMVSVIHTVLEICSVISNMDHALHANTWKFIIKQSLKHHSLLQCHLKHSDILGGLCKDTLLSFDSCLQLAEQMKVSEIQEGTDLRLFQKTVKLCRFFANSLVHYTKEFLACFSDSCSQLHQLFLQIYSKFPPSLYAPEMFEVHQDEISQVFLVALDPLMTQLLPFSPFMEQVLSENLGLPPEQQLPQCLLLLTIMDKLSSQPEEVQTLWNTGKSLSLFSALFLSFQQCCGELSLPVCLPQVVSSGQPAVPITLYHYVCVHLCSFIASTLPSHFPQLERALLDAVLGSSMITSLLAMDSWCFLARYGTAELCAHHVNVIAHLVKAWPSDCCQVSALGVLLRRMLFLMAPEHQVEFAHKFPPEEVENLAVWQHLSLRALNPDLRAQVASQLCSAGLAQCQQWLNSSRALGGLPPVNTALSVLLAACSSADATLEAELKTSVLAVLSQFWSFLQAKQVSDEPRLQKTLCLLLHLLEFFIQALDAQLMTQVFALQSSLLQLHPPDHVRLAMVDFLSSMGKVFIPQEAQRQVVPQLSCLFASLLADQSWLIHQHTLEAFTRFAEETRHEDVVPWCLNSEEAKNKVVNFLARVRQVEETREARTERLKQERITWSAQVLKVDGELESTGEPVAKRACHPPSEEQYKAAVGTMEGAVEAVKLLLQKGSPPSWLAVKLEALHTAIATLRDSLR; via the exons ATGTCCCAGGCGGACCCCGAGCTGCTCCTGCGGGAGCTGGGCGGCTGGGACTGCGAGCTGTGCCGCCGGGAGCTGCCCGCCGTGCTGCCCCGGCTGCTT TCAATGTATCAAGAGTCTGAAGACTGGACTGAGCATATTC GTATTTTGAGGATCTTGATTGAAATGTTTTTGCCACATATCAGCCTTGAAGATGTGgaacaaatttttttctcaaaagtaTTACCTAAG ACTCTACAGTTCTTTGATAACCTGATGTGTGAATTATCCAGCAAGGCCAAAGGACTGACCAGCCAGAGTACAGAATTGTGCAGCACTGTAAGGAATCTGCTACAG ACCgtggtgcagctgctggagacGCTGACGGGCTGCGTGCGCTACCTGTGCTCAGtgcaggagctgtccctgcagagcatcCACTCCCTCCCTTTCTCCGTCCTCTGTGTGGTAAAGAGCACCTTCACACACTGCAAG GACAGTGAATCACTGTACTATGGGCACCTACACTTAATTTCTGACCTCCTACAATCCGTGTTCAAGGAAGCTTACTCGCTACAGAAACAGCTGATGGAACTGGTTGATCTGATTTCCATAGACTCTGCTTCCACTGAAGATGAGATCACCTATATGGTGTCAG TAATCCACACTGTGCTGGAGATCTGCTCTGTCATTTCCAATATGGACCACGCTCTTCATGCCAATACATGGAAGTTCATAATCAA ACAAAGCCTGAAGCATCActctctgctgcagtgccacCTGAAGCACAGTGACATCCTTGGTGGCCTGTGCAAGGAcactcttctttcttttgacTCCTGTTTGCAGCTGGCTGAGCAAATGAAGGTGTCAGAGATACAG GAAGGCACTGACTTGAGGCTGTTCCAGAAGACAGTGAAACTGTGCAGGTTCTTTGCTAACTCCCTTGTACACTACACCAAG GAATTTCTTGCCTGCTTCTCTGATTCCTGTTCTCAGTTACATCAGCTCTTTCTTCAGATATACAG CAAATTTCCTCCCAGTCTTTATGCTCCAGAGATGTTTGAAGTTCATCAAGATGAAATATCCCAGGTTTTTCTTGTGGCTCTGGACCCTCTCATgacccagctccttccctttAGTCCTTTCATGGAACAAGTGTTAAGTGAAAATTTAG GTCTccctcctgagcagcagctgccccagtgTCTCCTCCTGCTTACCATAATGGACAAGCTGTCCTCTCAGCCTGAAGAAGTGCAAACTCTTtggaacacaggaaaaag CCTGTCCTTGTTTTCAGCTCTCTTCCTCAGTTTCCAGCAATGTTGTGGGGAGCTTTCTCTCCCTGTCTGTTTGCCACAGGTGGTCAGTAGTGGACAGCCAGCAGTTCCCATCACCCTCTATCACTATGTCTGTGTCCACCTGTGCTCCTTCATTGCTTCCACACTCCCATCACACTTCCCTCAGCTG GAGCGTGCCCTGCTGGATGCTGTGCTGGGTTCCAGCATGATCACATCTCTGCTAGCAATGGACTCGTGGTGCTTCCTTGCCCG GTATGGAACAGCTGAGCTGTGTGCTCACCACGTTAATGTGATTGCCCACCTG GTAAAGGCTTGGCCCAGTGACTGCTGCCAGGTCTCTGCCCTGGGTGTGCTGCTGAGGCGAATGCTGTTCCTGATGGCTCCAGAGCATCAG GTAGAATTTGCTCATAAGTTTCCTCCTGAAGAGGTGGAGAACTTGGCTGTGTGGCAGCACTTGTCCCTGAGAGCCCTGAATCCTGACCTTAGGGCACAAGTGGCatctcagctgtgctcagcagggctggcacagtgCCAGCAGTGGCTGAACAGCAGCCGTGCCTTGGGAGGGCTCCCACCCGTG aaCACCGCCCtttctgtcctgctggctgcctgcagtTCTGCTGATGCCACTCTGGAGGCAGAACTTAAGACATCTGTCTTGGCTGTGCTCAGTCAGTTCTGgtcttttctccaggctaagcag GTCTCAGATGAGCCACGTCTCCAGAAGACACTGTGTTTATTACTTCACCTTTTGGAATTTTTCATCCAAGCATTAGATGCTCAACTGATGACCcag GTATTTGCACTGCAgtcatccctgctccagctgcatcccCCAGATCATGTCCGTCTGGCAATGGTGGATTTTCTGTCTTCCATGGGAAAGGTGTTTATTCCACAAGAAGCACAG AGGCAGGTTGTGCCCCAGCTGTCCTGTCTGTTTGCCTCTCTGCTGGCTGACCAGAGCTGGCTGATTCACCAGCACACACTGGAGGCATTCACACGTTTTGCAGAG GAAACAAGACATGAAGATGTTGTTCCTTGGTGCCTTAATTCTGAAGAAGCTAAGAACAAAGTTGTTAATTTTCTGGCTAGG GTAAGGCAGGTGGAAGAGACAAGAGAAGCACGAACAGAACGCCTGAAGCAAGAAAGGATTACCTGGAGTGCACAGGTTTTGAAAGTGGATGGAGAATTGGAGTCAACAGGAGAG CCTGTGGCCAAAAGAGCCTGTCACCCCCCCTCTGAGGAGCAGTACAAGGCAGCAGTAGGCACGATGGAGGGGGCAGTGGAGGCTgtgaagctgctgctccagaaaggGTCCCCACCAAGCTGGCTTGCAGTGAAGCTGGAGGCTCTGCACACAGCCATAGCCACCCTCAGGGACAGCTTGCGGTAG